The following DNA comes from Bacteroidota bacterium.
TCGCTACTTATGTCAAAGAGACCGGTGGACAAGATGTGTATGAAATTACGGCAACACTGAATAATATGGGCAATGATTACATCGCCTTGTTTGAAAATGCGGTTTATGAATTTGTTGAAACTCCTAAAAATGCGTGGACCCAATTAAAGTTTTCAAATGCCTCAGGAAAAGGTCTGTCTGCCAAAGAAGGCTTTATATATCCAGACGCGATAAGTATGCGTTTCCCTTTTAAATGCAAGCCTGAAGATAAAAATCCAACATGGGAAAGCAGGATTATTGGAGTGGGATTACGACAAGGTCAATATAAAACCAAAGAATGGCGAATCCGCGTTGAAAAAGGCGAAAAACCTAAGGTAATGGTATTTAATAAATTTTAATCCTTTGTAATTCTTATATTTATTTTAATCAGATAACATGAGGAAAATCCGATTGCATTGGCAAATATTAATCGCATTGATCCTTGCCATCATCTACGGTGTAATATTCTCCAATCATTATTCTGTTAGCGAATCTACAATGAAGAAGCTAACGAACCGAATCGTTGAAAATGAAGTTTTAATATCCGTCGAATCTATAAAAGATGTTGATTTTACGAGTAGAAATGAATTTCAGGATGAATTAAAAAAGCATCTATCGGCTGATCAGTATCAAAAACATGGCTCCACCATTGTTCAATGGTCAGTTCAAAATTCTTATATCAAAGCGGTTGATTGGATGGGTATCCTTTTTCTCAAAATGCTCAAGCTTATTATGATTCCGCTTATTTTAAGTTCTTTGATCAGTGGAATTTCAAATGTCGGCAGTGTTGAACATCTTGGGAGGCTAGGCTTGAAAACGATGATTTTTTATATGTCAACCAGTTTGATTGCTATACTCACCGGTTTATTTTTTGTAAACCTGTTTAAACCGGGTATAGGGGCCGATCTGAACTTTAGTTATAAAGTTGAAGGCTTGATGGACCAACAACGTTCTTTCAAAGAAATTATACTCGACATCGTACCCGAGAATATTTTTACGGCCTTTAATGATAACCAAATACTATCGGTTATCTTTTTCGCTATACTTTTTGGATTTTTCATAACCCAAATAAGTCCTCGTCCCAAGCAGGTTTTAACCGATGCATTTAATGCTATTTTTGATGTAATGATGAAGATAACCATGTTCTTCATCAAATTTACCCCACTCGGTATCTTTGGAATAGTATCAAGTATCATAGCCGAACAGGATGATCTTGGTCATTTGGTGCAGCGCATGAGTTTGTATATGGGGACTATCATTCTGGCAATGTCAATACATTTTTTCATCACGCTTCCCTTGATAATCAGAGTAGTTGGGAGAGTAAACCCATGGAAACAT
Coding sequences within:
- a CDS encoding dicarboxylate/amino acid:cation symporter — protein: MRKIRLHWQILIALILAIIYGVIFSNHYSVSESTMKKLTNRIVENEVLISVESIKDVDFTSRNEFQDELKKHLSADQYQKHGSTIVQWSVQNSYIKAVDWMGILFLKMLKLIMIPLILSSLISGISNVGSVEHLGRLGLKTMIFYMSTSLIAILTGLFFVNLFKPGIGADLNFSYKVEGLMDQQRSFKEIILDIVPENIFTAFNDNQILSVIFFAILFGFFITQISPRPKQVLTDAFNAIFDVMMKITMFFIKFTPLGIFGIVSSIIAEQDDLGHLVQRMSLYMGTIILAMSIHFFITLPLIIRVVGRVNPWKHMKNMTLPLLTAFSTSSSSATLPLTMNAVENNSGVSRKISSFTLPLGATINMDGAALYECIAAIFIAQAYGIDLTVLQQIIIVLTALLASIGSAGIPMAGLVMITIVLSAVGLPLEGVGLILAVDRLIDMFRTATNVWSDTCGSVVIAKLEGEKLPIDY